The Astatotilapia calliptera chromosome 17, fAstCal1.2, whole genome shotgun sequence genome has a segment encoding these proteins:
- the slc35e3 gene encoding solute carrier family 35 member E3 yields MAASFLANRSIVAGLLVNLFSSICIVFINKWIYVHYGFPNMTLTLVHFVVTWLGLYFCQKMDVFAPKSLPIRRIVWLALSFCGFVVFTNLSLQNNSIGTYQLAKAMTTPVIILIQTTYYKKTFSTKIKLTLVPITLGVILNSYYDVRFNLLGIVFASLGVLVTSLYQVWVGAKQHELQVNSMQLLYYQAPLSSAFLLCIVPLFEPLTGSGGIFGPWSLPALMTVLFSGVVAFLVNLSIYWIIGNTSPVTYNMFGHFKFCITLVGGYLLFHDPLSLNQALGILCTLAGILSYTHFKLMEQEEGKSRLAQRP; encoded by the exons ATGGCTGCCAGCTTTTTAGCCAACAGGAGCATTGTTGCTGGCCTGCTGGTCAATCTATTCTCCTCCATCTGTATCGTCTTCATCAACAAATGGATCTACGTACACTATGGCTTCCCCAACATGACCCTGACCCTCGTTCACTTTGTGGTCACCTGGCTGGGACTCTACTTCTGCCAGAAAATGGATGTTTTTGCTCCAAAAAGCCTTCCGATTCGCAGGATCGTGTGGCTGGCTCTGAGCTTCTGCGGGTTCGTGGTATTTACCAACCTTTCCCTACAGAACAATTCGATAGGAACGTACCAGTTGGCTAAAGCAATGACCACTCCCGTCATCATCCTCATCCAGACCACCTACTACAAGAAGACCTTCTCCACCAAGATTAAACTTACACTG GTACCCATAACATTAGGAGTGATACTGAACTCGTACTATGATGTGCGGTTCAACTTGCTGGGGATTGTGTTCGCGTCTCTTGGAGTTCTGGTGACGTCACTTTACCAAGTG TGGGTGGGGGCAAAGCAACATGAGCTCCAGGTGAACTCCATGCAGCTTTTATACTATCAG GCTCCTCTATCGTCAGCCTTCCTGCTCTGCATCGTTCCACTGTTTGAGCCGCTGACTGGATCCGGAGGAATATTTGGACCCTGGTCTTTGCCTGCTCTG ATGACTGTGCTGTTCTCGGGCGTGGTGGCTTTCCTGGTCAACCTATCCATCTACTGGATCATTGGAAACACCTCACCTGTTAC CTATAACATGTTTGGTCATTTTAAATTCTGCATCACACTGGTTGGTGGATACCTGCTCTTCCATGACCCACTCTCACTCAACCAG GCGTTGGGGATCCTCTGTACTCTGGCAGGTATCCTGTCCTACACTCACTTCAAGCTGATGGAGCAGGAAGAAGGGAAGAGCCGGCTGGCTCAAAGACCCTAG